The following is a genomic window from Methanobrevibacter sp..
ACAAATATAAAAATAGTTTAGATGATTCCATGAATCATCCTTAAAGCATCCAATAATCCGTGACTGTATTCAATGCAACCGAATGCAGTCCTCATATCCTCTTTTTCAAGATAATATTTTGAATCGTTCCAGTAATCAACAGCCCTGTCATACACTTCTTTTTCCTTGCCTTCAAAAGTAATGTCGGCTACCTGATTCAAATTCCTTTCCAGTTTCGCAATGTCCTTTGCTATTTTTTCTGGACTTTCAAGTTCACTCATTTCAATTGCCTCCAAACATGCATTATTCTCTGTCCAACAGTAAAGTATGATAAAATCACAAGAATGTAGATAACATAGGTAAAGTAAATGTCACCTGCAAAGTATCCTATAATCGCTCCAACAATTAATATAATCATCCTGACTGCCCTTTCAGCAATTCCAATGTTACACTCAGCACCCTGGGATTCTGCCCTTGCCCTAACATAACTTACACATATTGCAGAATGAATCGCCAGAACTCCAACGAACCAGTCACAGTATCCGCCAAAAATAATTCCGATGTAGATTATTGCATCTGCAAACCTGTCCATTGTTGAGTCAAGGAATGCTCCAAACTTGGATGCCCTGTTATGATATCTTGCAACGGCACCGTCAACAACATCCAAAAACCCAGATAATAAAATCGCAAAACACCCTAAAAGAAGGTAATGATTTGCAAAACCATATGCTGCAAGCACTGCAACGAATGGTGATATTACCGTAACGATATTTGGATTGATGTTCAGATTTCGAGCTATCGGATTCAATATTCTTGTCAATAATGGTCTTAAACTTTGAAGCATAGTTATATATAAAGTTTTTATCTAATATAAATGTGAATGAAAGTCCTGAAAACAAGCATTGATGAAGTAGATGAAGATATTGTTCACGAAGCAATAAGAGTCCTGGCCGATGGGGGAGTAATATTATACCCTACAGATACGGTTTATGGTCTTGGAGCAAACATCTTCGACAATAAGGCAGTAAGAAGAGTTTTTGACATTAAGAAGAGAAGCTTTTTAAAGCCATTATCAATTCTTGTCCGTAATGTTGAAACAATTGGTATGGTTTCAAAAATATCATTGGGTCAAAAAAATACGATTAGTAGTTATTTGCCGGGTCCTTACACATTTATCTTGTCCAAAAGGAAAATTGTTCCAAGATACATTACAAGCGGTCTGAGCAATGTCGGTGTCAGGGTTCCGGACTGTGAACTTGCATGCAGGCTGGCAAGTATTTTTCCAATAACCACTACCAGTGCCAATTTATCTGATGATGAAGTTTTATCCAATCCCCGAGAAATTTTAGAACAGCTGGACTGTGAAGTGGATCTGGTCATTGATGTCGGTGATTTAAATACAAAAAACGCTTCATCCATTATTGATTTGACTGGTTTTAAACCAAAAATAATAAGAAAATAAGAGATTATGATTAATCTCTTGCGTATTTAACTAACAATAATGTTCCTAATAATAGAATGATTAATGCCGGAATAAAATTATATCCTGTCACATGTTTTTTAAGGTAACTTTTATGTGATTTTGAATCTTTTGAATCATTTTCATTAGAAATATCATTTTTAGTATTGTCTTCTTTTATTTGTGCTTTAATGTTTTCAGTTTTATTTTTAGGGATAACTGGTGTATTTTCACTAGTGTTTGTTTTATTTTCTGGAGTTGTTGGGGTGCTTTCATTTTTTAAAGTGTCATTTGTTAAATTTGAATTATTGTTGTTGGTTTCATTTATTATGGCTTGTACAATGTCTCTGTAAGTTATTTTATATGCAAAGAAATTCTGATGTCCTGGATTTGTGGATTGCAATACTTCAAAGTCAAATACAGCTTCAGTAGTATTGTTTATTTTTTTAACAGCGCCGTGATCAGGAATAATTTTTTGGCTGGATGTAGCTTTAATTTCTTCCATTAACTTTGAATCAACTCTTTTTCCAGTAAAATCATCACTAAAATGCCAAATGATATGTTGGGTTTTAACGGTGTCCTGCATTGCAATGTCATAATATTCTACAAAGAAAGTTTTCAATTCATTTCCAATGGATTCTTTGCTTTGACGATTAATTGCTTCGGAGGTGTCCTTTACTATAAAGTTATTTCCTTTTGTTGCTTCTTCATCGCCATAGTTAATACAATATCCATTGTATCCGTCATCAAAACTTATATTGTAATGACCGTCTTCACTTGCACCAACAAGATCACCTGTTCGGTCTTCTTCATTTTTAATTTTCAATTCATCTTCTTCGACTTCACTGGACATGATTAGTGTATTATTTTCCGCTGATACACAATTAAGTCCTATTGTCATGGATAGCAAAACGATAAACAAAGTAAGTATTATTTTTTTCAAAATTTTCACCTCTTAACAGTTGTTGCATAATTAGCGTTGTAAGAGGTTATATATAAAGTTAAAGTGAATGGATGGTAACTAAAAAAATAAAGAAAAGATTAAAATTAATCTTTTCTGCGAACAGCAACTGCAATAATTGTAATAATCACAATAACAATTATCAGTATGAATATTGGGTTTCCAGCTGCTTTTAAAAGCTGTGAGGTTGTGTCATTTTGTGGTGTGTCATTGGTGTTGTTAATGGTTTTCACATTGTTGTTATTAATGATTGTGGTGTTGGTCTCATTAACAATGACTGTATTTGTCTTATTTACAATTGTTTTGTTTGTTTCATTTACTGTTGTATCATTATCTGATTTGTTATTGTCATCAGTTTGTTTTTGATTATCTTGTGTATTGTCATCGGATTTTTTACTGTCATCTGTTTGTTTTTGATTGTCTGTTTCTTTGTTTTGATTATCAGCGGTTTTATCGTTATCCTCATCACCAGTTTCATCTACTGGCTGATTGCCTGAATCATCACTTGGAGTTGACAGTATTTCGGGCTCTTCAACGGTTTTCATTGAAACTGTATATGCAATGCAATCGGATTTCTCATCATCAACGGATTTCAAATATTCAAAATTAAAAGTGGCTTCAGTTGAATTGTCAATTTTAACAACAGGGTTGCTGCCGATTTTTTCATGTGAATTCAATGCTTCTTTGATTACATCGTCATTTGAATCTCCATTGTTGAGTTTGGTTAAAATTTGTGCAATCTCATGTTCTTTTCCTTGCTTATATGCTTCGATAATAACTGATTTCACTGTATTTTCAATATCCTTTCCATTAAATTCATCTAATAGAAACTTGTCTGACATTCCAGCATTATTTTTATCAGGATTTATGTTAAAACCAGTAAATCCGTCATTGAATTTAATTTCCCCATCTGAAATGGAAATAGGGAGGATATAATGTCCATTGTCTTCCACTTCAAGAGTATCTGTAGTGTTGTTGCCTGCCCAGACCATGCTGAGGGCGAACAACAGGACTACAAAAAACACAATTATCTTCTTGTTCATATCAAACACTCCTTTAGTTATATTAAAATATGTTTTTTAAATATTTATAATATATGAAAATCAATATTGTATCATGAAAGTATTGGCTAACTTTGTAGATAATCACAAGCTTCCATCAAACTCTTCACTTGATGGCTTGCTGGATGGGGGTTTTGAGAAAGGTTGTGTAACTGAGATATTCGGTTCTCCAAGTTCTGGTAAAAGCAATGTTGCACTGACATTGGCTGTTAACGTTGCAAAAAACAACAGAAAAGTAATTTACATTGACACTGAGGGGGGAATATCAATTGACAGAATCAAACAGATTTCAGGACCTTATTTCTCAAATGTGGCCAATAATATTATGGTTTTAGAACCGACTGATTTTTTACAGCAAACTGAAAACCTAAGATCAATTGACGTATGGCTTAGAAAGCACCATGAAGAAGTGGATTTGATTGTTCTGGACTCTGCCGTTGCATTATATCGTGTAGATGATATGAAATCATACAAGTTAAGCAAGGAGCTTAGAAAGCAAATTCAATTATTGTCCAACATTGCCCGCAGGTATGATATTGCAGTGATTATTACCAATCAGATTTATAATGCCTTTGACGATGAAGGAAACAATGAGGTCAGGGCAGTAGGTGGGGATATTATAGAGTATATAAGCAAGGTAATAATTAAATTGGAACGTGGTGAAGAGATAAATCAAAGGGTAGCCACACTAAAACGTCACAGATCAATACCTGAAGGAAGGCAGGTTACTTTTTCAATAACTTCCGATGGTATAAATTAAGTTAATTTTATTAACAATTAAATATAAATATTTATTTTGGAATTGTTTGAGTGATAATTATGAGGGAAGAGGATTTCGATATTAAAAACCCGAAAAAGAAATTTCAAAAAACCGAAAGAGTGCCTCCTGAAGGATATGACTCCGCTAATGAGTTTTTTGAAGATATGTACATGGACAAAGACATGATTTGGATGGGTCAAAACACCAACCATTTGCATGATGATACAATAGCCGATGCTATGATTGAAGCCATCAAGGAAAAAACTTTTTGTCGATACCCTGCCCCTGAAGGATTCAGCGAACTTAAACAATTAATATTGGATGATTTGGGATTAAAAGATTTGGAAGTATTATTAACATCCGGTGCAACAGAATCATTGTATCTGGTTATGCAGGCATTGCTTGAACCTGAAGACAATGTGGTACTATCTGATCCTGGTTACTTTATCATAGGAGACTTTGCAAACCGTTTTGCAAGCGAAGTAAGGTATGTTCCGATTTACTATCCTGAAAATGACTACAAGCTAACACCTGATTTGTTAAGGAAAAATATGGATGAAAACACCCGTATGGTAATACTTATTGACCCATTAAATCCGTTAGGTTCATCATACACTGAAGATGAACTAAAAGAATTTGCAGAAATTGCAAAGGAAAATGATTTATACTTATTACATGATATAACCTATAAAGACTTTGCACGTGAGCACTTTTTAGTGGAAAACTATGCTCCTGGCCAAACACTGACAATCTACAGTTTTTCAAAAATATTCGGAATGGCAGGTTTAAGGGTAGGGGGAGTTGTATCCTCAAAACCGATAATTGATGCTATTAAAAATGCTGTAGTCAATGATTTGGGAGTCAATATCATTTCACAATACGGTGCAATCGCAGGTCTTAAATCTAAACCACAATGGTTTGATGAAATGCGTGAAACCTGTTTTGAAAATCAAAGGTTAATCAATGAAATGATTGAACCGATTGAAGGAGTATTCCTGCCGGTTTACCCATCAGATGCAAACATGATGGTAATCGACCTGTCAGGTGCCGGAATCAATCCGAAGGTCATGTCCAATTACCTGATTGAGAAAAAACTGTTTACAAGGGAAGGGGAATACACTTCAGAAGAATTCGGTGACAGATACTTGCGTATAAGTTTCTCCATACCAACTGAAGAAATCAAGGTATTCTGTGAAGAATTCCCAAAAGCAGTTGAAGCTTTGAGAACAAAATAAGGTTAATGATATGAGATTTAGGTATCATCAACCTATTCCTAATTTTTATGATATAGAAAACCCTCACCATCCGAAAACCACTATTTCTAATGATTTTTTAAATGAATTTGCTGACATTGCCGTTGCATCAGGATTTGTGGGTCTCAGCTATTCCAAACTAAGCGATGAGTTTAAAGAGGAATGGGATATTGACTGGGACAATATAATTATCCTTAAATATGCAATGTCTGATGAAATTCTTAAAATGAAACCTTCAGATGAAAAATGCAAACTGATGGATTTGGAATTTCAGGAATTCGGTCAAAAGACATTTGCTCTTGCAGACATTTTAAGAGAAGAAGGCTTTAAAGCCGATTTAATCAATCCATTGGATGATAGGGTAAGTTTAAGAGCAATTGCTCTTCAGTCCAATGATGCGGTAATTACAAGAAGCAACATGTGCATGTTTAAGGAAGGGTTGAATTTAGGATTTTTCATGATCCATACTTCAATTGAAAACTTGCCATTTAAAGAGGAAAATGAACTTAAATGGGTTGAGGATTACTGCTCCACCTGCGGAGTATGCATTGACAGATGTCCTGAAAATGCATTTGATGAAAATGAAAAGTTTCAAAGGAAATTATGCACTGCACACCGTGAAGGCTGCAGCATCTGCATAAACTTCTGTCCCTTTTACATAAGAGGTTACGATAAAGTTAAAAAAAGATATTCGAGGATGAAAAAATGAACGAGAAAATAGCATTGGTATCCTGTAGTGGATTAAGCCCGTTGGGTTTGGTTGTAAGGGCAGCTACCGTTGAACTGGCACTTGAAAACGATAACATTGTAGCGGCATGCATAACTGAGTATTCCGCTCAGCCTAATAATTGTTCTTCAATTCTTGAAGATGCAAAAATTGTTACAATTACAGGTTGTGGTGATGACTGCGCATCAGTGATTTTGAACGAAAAAGAAATTAATCCAGTAAAAAATATTTCTGCAGATGCAGTTGTTAAGACTTATGATTTAAATCCGTTGGATGCTGTCCGTTTGGATGATGATGGGGAAAAAGCAGTAACTGTACTTAAAAAATATATTTTAAATGAATTAAAAAAAATATAAAAGAGAATATTTAATCTGACAAGTAATAATATTCTCCTTTTTCTTTCTGTTCACGGTCTTTGTAACTGTCGAGCTTGTTGACTCTTGGTCTTTTGGTTTCCTTATCTCTTCTGAATGTAATGTTCAGGTTTCCTAAAAACTCGTTCATTGCATTTCTAAGGTCAGTCGGTTTTGAAGCATGACCGTTTAAACCGGGAGTTCCGTTAAACACCATTGCCCTGTCAGAGATATAATCGATAAACACGATATCGTGGTCTACAATAAGTGATGCAGCATTTCTGCTTTCAACCATCTTACGAATGACTCTTGCAGCAATTAATCTTTGTTCCACATCAAGAAATGCTGTTGGTTCGTCGAAAAGATATATTTCAGCATCTTTTGATAATGTTGCAGCTATTGCAAGTCTTTGAAGTTCTCCCCCACTTAAACCTTTAACTGGTTTGTCAAGCATTTCATCCAATGTTAATGGGTTCATGATTTCACTTTCAAAGATTTTTGATCCGAAACTAGGTGCATTCATATATAAAAAGTCACTTACGGTTCCTTCAAAGTTTGAAACAATGTATTGTGGCTTGTATGCAATTGTAACTTCTTCATCAACCTCTCCTGCGGTTGGCTCTTCAACGCCTGCAAGCATTTTGGCAAATGTTGTTTTACCGATACCGTTTGAACCGAATGCAGTTACAATTTCGTCGTAAAATATTTCACCGGCATCTGCACTTAAACTGAATCCGTCATACTCTTTTGACAAATCGCTGTATGATGCAAGTGCATCACCTTCATCTTCTGGAGTTGGCGGTCTGATTGTAAACTCAATTGGATTTCTTCTGATTCTTACATTTTCTTCAGCTAAAAATCCATTGATGTAAGCATTAATACCTAAACGAACTCCTTTTTTACCGGAAACCACACCGTATCCTCCTGGCTGTCCGTATAGTATATGGACATTGTCAGATAATGCGTCCAAAGTAGCAAGGTCGTGCTCAATGACAAGCACGCTTTTACCTTCTTCAGCTAAAGATCTTATTACCTTTACTGCATTTAATCTTTGGGAAACATCCAGCCAGGATGTCGGTTCATCAAAGTAGTAGAAGTCCCCTTCTCTTAAAACGGTTGCAGCTATTGCAACTCTTTGAAGTTCTCCTCCACTCAGGTTTTCCATATTTCTGTCAAGAACATTTTCAAGCTGCAATTCCTCGGTAACGTAATCCAGTTTGTCCCTTTCATTAACATTGCTAAGTAAATCTTTAACTTTACCTTTAACAACTTTCGGAAGCTTATCGACCATCTGTGGTTTTAGGATGGTTTTTATGTTTCCTTCGGATAAGTCTTGGAAGTATTTCTGAAGGGATGATCCCTTGTAATAGTCAATTACTGCATCCCAGTTTTCAGGTTTGTTTTCAAAATCCCCAAAGTTTGGGATTAAACTTCCGGATAATATGTTCATTATTGTGGATTTACCAATACCGTTTGGTCCGAGAAGACCCAGTACGCTTCCAGGTTCAAGAGATGGAAGTCCGAACAGTTCAAATTGGTTTTGACCAAATCTGTGAATTGGTTCGCCTGCTGCTTCAGGCAAGTTAATAATTGTAATAGCATCAAACGGGCAACGGTTGGTACAAATACCGCACCCTTCACATAATTCTTCAGATATCAACGGTTTTTTGGAATCTTCATCAATCACTATGGTGTCTTCATCCATTCTAACACCTGGACAGTAATGTATACAAAGATAATCACATTTTTTCGGTTGACATCGGTCTTTGTCTAAAATTGAAATACGAGTCATTATTATCTCCTTAAAATATAATCATTAATAATTTTGTAAATACTATCTAATTAAAGTATTGTCAAAATCGGTTTTACTCTTATTATTTTTGCGATTGAATTTTTTATAATATTGTATCTTGTTAGATTAATGAGGATTATATGGTAAAAGTTTTAAGTAATGAATTTAAAATTGTTAAATATAAATCTACTTTTAAATTTAAAAGTATCAGGTGGTTAAATGAATATTAATAAAATTTTAAGTTTAATATTGGCATTTGTTATTATCATGTCTGCATGTGGTGTAGCATTTGCTGATTCTAGTGATGGAGGAAGTGACTCTTCAGATTCTTCAGGTTCTGGTTCTTCAGATTCTTCTTCGTCTTCATCTTCTTCTTCATCAGATTCTCCTAGTTCATCTTCAGATTCTTCATCTAGTAGTAGCAGTTCTGATTCAAGCAGTAAAGATTCTTCAAGTTCTAGTTCTGATTCGTCAAAAAGTAGTAGTTCAAAATCCAGTTCAGGTTCTAGTTCTAGCAGTTATAGCTCAGGTTCTAATTATGGATCCAGCTCAAATTCCGGATACAGTTCCAGCGGATACAGTTCCGGTTCATATTCACAATCTCAACCAACATACAGTGCTGCTGATTCTTCTTCAAGTGATGATGTATCAACAGATGATGTTGTCAATGCAACAAACCAAACAACAAATGTTACAAACAACACTGCCAATAACACTAATGTATCTGAAACTGGAAACCCTTCTGGTGTAAGCACATATGTTATAATGTTAAGTATAGCAGCTATTTTAGTTATTATAGCTATTGTATTGGTATACTTCAAATTATAATTTAATTAAACTAGGAATTTTCCTAGTTTTAATATTATTTTTTAATTTTTTAGGCCGAATTTCTATTTCAATCAAATTTATATACTTGTTTTAATCATATAGTTATTATAATCAGGAATTTAATTATATGTGGGATTGTTTATATTTAAATTTTCAAGAAACTTTTGATTTTTTAGTAATAATGTGATAGTGATAAGATGAAACAAGTGATGATTGTAAGAACTGATTTGAAAATGCGTAAAGGAAAAATCGCTGCACAATGTTGTCATGGAGCTATAGGAGCTTATAAGAAATCGCCTCAGGATAAAATTAAAAAATGGGAAAATGAGGCATATGCCAAAGTGGTTTTAAAAGTGAAAACTTTAGAAGAGTTAACTTCTCTTAAAAAAATGGCTGATAAAAAGGGTATTGCAAATTATTTGGTTGTTGATGCTGGAAGAACACAAATACCCTCTTCCAGTGTGACTGTTCTGGCACTTGGTCCTGATGAGGATGATGTTCTTGATGAGGTTACTGGTGATTTGAAACTTTTATAATTAATGGTTGTGGTTGTCATTATAAAACAGGTTGTAAAGATTGGTGGAAGTCTGTTTCCAAATTATGCAATTGAACTTGCAGAGCAATTGGAAAAATCCAATTCAGTTATTATTTTGGGCGGTGGCGAATTTGCAAATCTGATTCGCAGATATGATGAGGAAATCCACTTTACAGAACATACTAATCACTGGCGAGCTATCGATTGCATGGATATTATAGCAAAACTTGTTAACGATAAAGTGGAATCAACTGAATTGGCATTTTCCATTGAAGAGGTAAATAAAATTTCCGATGAAGGTTTGACTCCAATTTTTGTCGTTTCTGATTTTTTAAAAAGAGAAGATCCCTTTGAGTGCAGCTGGGATGTGACTTCAGATTCAATTGCAGCTTATGTTGCACACCTTCTAAATGCAAACCTTTTAATAGTAACAAATGTAAATGGTATATATACCCAAGAACCGAAAGAGCCAGGTTCAACATTCATAAGTAAAATTGATGCAAAAACTTTACTAACTTTTCAAGAGTCATCAATTGATGTAATGTTACCGTCTCTTTTATTAAGGTATGGGACTAATTGTTATGTTGTGAATGGGAAGTACCCTGAAAGGGTTTTATCTTTAATAGATGATAATATAAATGATTATAACTTCGATTACACACAAATAACAGGTGATTAGAATGAAAAAAGTAGAATGTGTAAGTTGTAAACAAGAAATTCCATTAACCGGTACATTCGTTGAATTTGAATGTCCTGAATGTGGAGCAAAAATTGCAAGATGTGAAAAATGCCGTACTTTTGGCCACGCTTACAAATGTGAATGTGGTTTTGAAGGACCTTAAATTTAAATGGAGGAATTAGAATGGGTGAAGTATTAACTACTATGAAAATTATGCCAGACAGTCCTGAAGAAGACTTAGAAGCAATCAAAGCAACTATTGAAAGTTCAATGCCTGAAGGTGCAAAAATCCACGAAATTGCAGAAGAACCAATTGCATTTGGTTTAGTTGCTGTAATTTTACAATTCATCACTGAAGATGGTGAAGGTGGATCTGAAGCTGTTGAAGAAATGGTTCAGGCTATTGATGGTGTTGCTAGTATTGAAATTACTGGTGTAGGAAGATTAATGTAGATTTTTTTTATATATTTTGAGTTATTTTTCAATAACTCTCATTTACTATTTTTTTAGACTTTTTTTTTAATTATTGATGGTTTAATTTAGGTTTATTTTTTGACGGTTATTGTGGTTGTGGTTGTGTGTTTTTTCATGTTGTCGCACTTTCAAAACTTTTTAATATCTAATAAAATATACTATTATTAATTAATTATTTGGAGGCAAAAACAATGAACTTTGAGTTAAGTATTGATCGTGAAAGTCCATTTCAACCAGGTAAGCCAGTTTCTCCATATTACTTTAAAGGAAGACATTCCAGTATTCAGAAAATATTAAGGTATTATAATAATGCCTGTGACAGGGATGTGCAGCATTTCTTTTTAACAGGTAAGAAAGGTATTGGTAAAACATCACTTGCAGAATTTGTCAAACAATACCTTGAAGACAACAAAAACGCTTTGGGCATTTATGTTTCCAATAAAGGTCAGAATTCCCTTGAGGCTCTTGTGACCTCTATTTTTGAAGCATTTTTAAATAATGTGGAGAAAAGCTTTTTTGAAAGAGGCTTTGAAAGCTTATTTGGTAAATTAGAAAGTATTGAATTTAAGGGCGCTAAAATACATTTCAAGCCTGATGAGGAAACTTCCAGAGATTTGGTCGCAAGTTTTCATTACATTTTAAATGAACTGGTTGGGGAATTTGATGATAAGGATTGTATCTTTTTGATTATAGATGATATTAATGGTTTATCACAACAGGAAGAATTTGTCAACTGGTATAAGAGGTTTGCAGACACCATTGAGGTTGATGATTCATTTGATTTGCCGTTATATATATTATTTGCAGGATATCCTGAGAAATTCGATAATCTGGTGCTGCAGGATTTGTCTTTTGGAAGAATATTTCACCATGAGGAAATAACCAATCTTGAAGATAGTGATGTTTGTCAGTTTTTTGTCAATGCGTTTGATAGTGTGGGCATGACTTGTCAAAATGATGCATTGGATTTATTGGTATTATTCTCCCAAGGTTCTCCTTTAATGATGCAACATATTGGGGATGCGGTCTTTTGGCAGGCTGATGGTGAAATCATAACAAAAGAAACAGCGGCAATGGGTATCTTAACTGCTGCCAATGAGCTGGGAATCAAACAGATACGTCCGGATTTAAACAGAATAGAATCAAAACATTATTTGAATATTCTTTTAAAACTGGGAAAACACCAGATATATAGCTTCCAGAAAAATGAACTGGAACAATATCTATCTGAAGAAGAATAAATGTTTTAAGTAATTTTTTAGCTAAAATGACTGATATTGGCATTTTGAATCCAATTGGCATTCAAAACAGTGGCGAATATGAGTTCAGTAATATTTTATACTTTACTTATTTCATGATCAAGGCAAATGAAGGCAGTATTTTGGATTAAAAAATTATTTTTTTGAGCTCACTTCAGAAACGGTAGTTTAATTTAAATCTTTTTTATATATTTTGAGTTATTTTTCAATAACTCTCATTTACTATTTTTTCATATTTTTTTTTGCTTACCTAATTTTTACAAAACATTTATATACTAGTTTATACTACCTGTTATATAACACTTGTTATCTTTGTAATCAT
Proteins encoded in this region:
- a CDS encoding DUF357 domain-containing protein, giving the protein MSELESPEKIAKDIAKLERNLNQVADITFEGKEKEVYDRAVDYWNDSKYYLEKEDMRTAFGCIEYSHGLLDALRMIHGII
- the pgsA gene encoding archaetidylinositol phosphate synthase; translation: MLQSLRPLLTRILNPIARNLNINPNIVTVISPFVAVLAAYGFANHYLLLGCFAILLSGFLDVVDGAVARYHNRASKFGAFLDSTMDRFADAIIYIGIIFGGYCDWFVGVLAIHSAICVSYVRARAESQGAECNIGIAERAVRMIILIVGAIIGYFAGDIYFTYVIYILVILSYFTVGQRIMHVWRQLK
- a CDS encoding L-threonylcarbamoyladenylate synthase, which produces MKVLKTSIDEVDEDIVHEAIRVLADGGVILYPTDTVYGLGANIFDNKAVRRVFDIKKRSFLKPLSILVRNVETIGMVSKISLGQKNTISSYLPGPYTFILSKRKIVPRYITSGLSNVGVRVPDCELACRLASIFPITTTSANLSDDEVLSNPREILEQLDCEVDLVIDVGDLNTKNASSIIDLTGFKPKIIRK
- the radB gene encoding DNA repair and recombination protein RadB — translated: MKVLANFVDNHKLPSNSSLDGLLDGGFEKGCVTEIFGSPSSGKSNVALTLAVNVAKNNRKVIYIDTEGGISIDRIKQISGPYFSNVANNIMVLEPTDFLQQTENLRSIDVWLRKHHEEVDLIVLDSAVALYRVDDMKSYKLSKELRKQIQLLSNIARRYDIAVIITNQIYNAFDDEGNNEVRAVGGDIIEYISKVIIKLERGEEINQRVATLKRHRSIPEGRQVTFSITSDGIN
- a CDS encoding pyridoxal phosphate-dependent aminotransferase; amino-acid sequence: MREEDFDIKNPKKKFQKTERVPPEGYDSANEFFEDMYMDKDMIWMGQNTNHLHDDTIADAMIEAIKEKTFCRYPAPEGFSELKQLILDDLGLKDLEVLLTSGATESLYLVMQALLEPEDNVVLSDPGYFIIGDFANRFASEVRYVPIYYPENDYKLTPDLLRKNMDENTRMVILIDPLNPLGSSYTEDELKEFAEIAKENDLYLLHDITYKDFAREHFLVENYAPGQTLTIYSFSKIFGMAGLRVGGVVSSKPIIDAIKNAVVNDLGVNIISQYGAIAGLKSKPQWFDEMRETCFENQRLINEMIEPIEGVFLPVYPSDANMMVIDLSGAGINPKVMSNYLIEKKLFTREGEYTSEEFGDRYLRISFSIPTEEIKVFCEEFPKAVEALRTK
- a CDS encoding 4Fe-4S binding protein codes for the protein MRFRYHQPIPNFYDIENPHHPKTTISNDFLNEFADIAVASGFVGLSYSKLSDEFKEEWDIDWDNIIILKYAMSDEILKMKPSDEKCKLMDLEFQEFGQKTFALADILREEGFKADLINPLDDRVSLRAIALQSNDAVITRSNMCMFKEGLNLGFFMIHTSIENLPFKEENELKWVEDYCSTCGVCIDRCPENAFDENEKFQRKLCTAHREGCSICINFCPFYIRGYDKVKKRYSRMKK
- a CDS encoding putative zinc-binding protein, encoding MNEKIALVSCSGLSPLGLVVRAATVELALENDNIVAACITEYSAQPNNCSSILEDAKIVTITGCGDDCASVILNEKEINPVKNISADAVVKTYDLNPLDAVRLDDDGEKAVTVLKKYILNELKKI
- a CDS encoding ribosome biogenesis/translation initiation ATPase RLI, with translation MTRISILDKDRCQPKKCDYLCIHYCPGVRMDEDTIVIDEDSKKPLISEELCEGCGICTNRCPFDAITIINLPEAAGEPIHRFGQNQFELFGLPSLEPGSVLGLLGPNGIGKSTIMNILSGSLIPNFGDFENKPENWDAVIDYYKGSSLQKYFQDLSEGNIKTILKPQMVDKLPKVVKGKVKDLLSNVNERDKLDYVTEELQLENVLDRNMENLSGGELQRVAIAATVLREGDFYYFDEPTSWLDVSQRLNAVKVIRSLAEEGKSVLVIEHDLATLDALSDNVHILYGQPGGYGVVSGKKGVRLGINAYINGFLAEENVRIRRNPIEFTIRPPTPEDEGDALASYSDLSKEYDGFSLSADAGEIFYDEIVTAFGSNGIGKTTFAKMLAGVEEPTAGEVDEEVTIAYKPQYIVSNFEGTVSDFLYMNAPSFGSKIFESEIMNPLTLDEMLDKPVKGLSGGELQRLAIAATLSKDAEIYLFDEPTAFLDVEQRLIAARVIRKMVESRNAASLIVDHDIVFIDYISDRAMVFNGTPGLNGHASKPTDLRNAMNEFLGNLNITFRRDKETKRPRVNKLDSYKDREQKEKGEYYYLSD
- the pth2 gene encoding aminoacyl-tRNA hydrolase, whose product is MKQVMIVRTDLKMRKGKIAAQCCHGAIGAYKKSPQDKIKKWENEAYAKVVLKVKTLEELTSLKKMADKKGIANYLVVDAGRTQIPSSSVTVLALGPDEDDVLDEVTGDLKLL
- a CDS encoding delta 1-pyrroline-5-carboxylate synthetase, with the translated sequence MVVVVIIKQVVKIGGSLFPNYAIELAEQLEKSNSVIILGGGEFANLIRRYDEEIHFTEHTNHWRAIDCMDIIAKLVNDKVESTELAFSIEEVNKISDEGLTPIFVVSDFLKREDPFECSWDVTSDSIAAYVAHLLNANLLIVTNVNGIYTQEPKEPGSTFISKIDAKTLLTFQESSIDVMLPSLLLRYGTNCYVVNGKYPERVLSLIDDNINDYNFDYTQITGD
- a CDS encoding zinc finger domain-containing protein — its product is MKKVECVSCKQEIPLTGTFVEFECPECGAKIARCEKCRTFGHAYKCECGFEGP
- a CDS encoding elongation factor 1-beta yields the protein MGEVLTTMKIMPDSPEEDLEAIKATIESSMPEGAKIHEIAEEPIAFGLVAVILQFITEDGEGGSEAVEEMVQAIDGVASIEITGVGRLM